In Eretmochelys imbricata isolate rEreImb1 chromosome 18, rEreImb1.hap1, whole genome shotgun sequence, one genomic interval encodes:
- the DFFB gene encoding DNA fragmentation factor subunit beta isoform X1 gives MAPRPKAFKIRRLRGPQKYGVAGRSLPELLRKAGKRLQLPFPDCRLCLYEDGTELTEGYFHSVPDNTDLVLLAPGETWQGFVSDIDHFLNTFYAQKDDIVEAAQKLLSDEQAPKRQKLLVDLISNLSENILAESREEDRKWFEVCHLSDTEAPGTKHRMPGMESRFKNKSSYMRYSCESRIRSYMKEVSSYTSAVHPAAQAEYKRITDFMLDKLKSVKYNGCYFDRREEAAVRLCTTEGWFSCQGPFDRDYCLCKHSINPYSNRESRILFSTWNLDHIIEKKRTIVPTLAEAVKEQDGREVAWEYFYQLLFTLENLKLVHIACHKKASHNLTCDKTKIYRKRKRMQKVSK, from the exons ATGGCCCCGCGGCCCAAGGCCTTCAAGATCCGCAGGCTGCGCGGCCCCCAGAAGTACGGGGTGGCGGGGCGGAGCCTGCCGGAGCTGCTGCGCAAGGCGGGCAAGCGGCTGCAG CTTCCTTTTCCCGACTGCCGGCTCTGTTTGTATGAGGATGGGACAGAACTGACTGAAGGTTACTTCCACAGCGTTCCAGATAATACAGACCTTGTACTACTAGCCCCAGGGGAGACCTGGCAGGGTT TTGTCAGTGACATAGATCACTTCCTAAATACATTTTACGCACAAAAAGATGACATTGTTGAGGCTGCACAAAAGCTGCTATCAGATGAGCAGGCTCCCAAGAGACAGAAGCTTCTAGTGGATCTCATATCAAACCTAAGTGAAAACATTTTGGCGGAAAGCAGAGAGGAAGACAGAAAGTGGTTTGAAG TTTGTCATCTTTCTGATACAGAAGCGCCTGGAACTAAACATCGTATGCCAG gtATGGAGTCTCGCTTTAAGAATAAATCAAGTTATATGAGATACAGTTGTGAAAGCAGAATACGAAGTTATATGAAAGAG gtTAGCAGTTATACTTCAGCTGTTCATCCAGCAGCACAAGCAGAATATAAAAGAATAACTGACTTTATGTTGGATAAACTGAAGTCTGTTAAATATAATGGCTGTTACTTTGACAGAAGAGAGGAGGCGGCGGTCCGCCTCTGCACTACTGAGGGATGGTTCTCCTGTCAA GGTCCTTTTGACAGGGATTACTGCCTGTGTAAACATTCCATCAATCCCTACAGTAACAGGGAGAGCAGAATCCTCTTCAGTACATGGAATCTCGATCATAT AATAGAGAAGAAACGTACTATTGTACCAACACTGGCAGAAGCTGTCAAAGAACAAGATGGAAGGGAAGTAGCCTGGGAATACTTCTATCAGTTGCTATTTACTCTGGAAAATTTAAAACTAGTGCATATTGCTTGCCATAAGAAAGCCAGCCATAATCTCACCTGTG
- the DFFB gene encoding DNA fragmentation factor subunit beta isoform X2 gives MAPRPKAFKIRRLRGPQKYGVAGRSLPELLRKAGKRLQLPFPDCRLCLYEDGTELTEGYFHSVPDNTDLVLLAPGETWQGFVSDIDHFLNTFYAQKDDIVEAAQKLLSDEQAPKRQKLLVDLISNLSENILAESREEDRKWFEGMESRFKNKSSYMRYSCESRIRSYMKEVSSYTSAVHPAAQAEYKRITDFMLDKLKSVKYNGCYFDRREEAAVRLCTTEGWFSCQGPFDRDYCLCKHSINPYSNRESRILFSTWNLDHIIEKKRTIVPTLAEAVKEQDGREVAWEYFYQLLFTLENLKLVHIACHKKASHNLTCDKTKIYRKRKRMQKVSK, from the exons ATGGCCCCGCGGCCCAAGGCCTTCAAGATCCGCAGGCTGCGCGGCCCCCAGAAGTACGGGGTGGCGGGGCGGAGCCTGCCGGAGCTGCTGCGCAAGGCGGGCAAGCGGCTGCAG CTTCCTTTTCCCGACTGCCGGCTCTGTTTGTATGAGGATGGGACAGAACTGACTGAAGGTTACTTCCACAGCGTTCCAGATAATACAGACCTTGTACTACTAGCCCCAGGGGAGACCTGGCAGGGTT TTGTCAGTGACATAGATCACTTCCTAAATACATTTTACGCACAAAAAGATGACATTGTTGAGGCTGCACAAAAGCTGCTATCAGATGAGCAGGCTCCCAAGAGACAGAAGCTTCTAGTGGATCTCATATCAAACCTAAGTGAAAACATTTTGGCGGAAAGCAGAGAGGAAGACAGAAAGTGGTTTGAAG gtATGGAGTCTCGCTTTAAGAATAAATCAAGTTATATGAGATACAGTTGTGAAAGCAGAATACGAAGTTATATGAAAGAG gtTAGCAGTTATACTTCAGCTGTTCATCCAGCAGCACAAGCAGAATATAAAAGAATAACTGACTTTATGTTGGATAAACTGAAGTCTGTTAAATATAATGGCTGTTACTTTGACAGAAGAGAGGAGGCGGCGGTCCGCCTCTGCACTACTGAGGGATGGTTCTCCTGTCAA GGTCCTTTTGACAGGGATTACTGCCTGTGTAAACATTCCATCAATCCCTACAGTAACAGGGAGAGCAGAATCCTCTTCAGTACATGGAATCTCGATCATAT AATAGAGAAGAAACGTACTATTGTACCAACACTGGCAGAAGCTGTCAAAGAACAAGATGGAAGGGAAGTAGCCTGGGAATACTTCTATCAGTTGCTATTTACTCTGGAAAATTTAAAACTAGTGCATATTGCTTGCCATAAGAAAGCCAGCCATAATCTCACCTGTG